In one Vicinamibacterales bacterium genomic region, the following are encoded:
- a CDS encoding DUF4412 domain-containing protein codes for MKVTFTSLLAGAGACVLSVSVQGAAGILIVEKTTSSGTPSTNQIQIESNRMRAEATGPRGEKQVVIFDGTRQVLIMIDDQNKSYTELTKADADQLGAQMSQAMSQIQKQLESLPPEQRAQIESMMKGRMGGAGGAAPKTVYKRTGTDTVGKWSCTKYEGYDGETRTSEVCTVEPKTLGLTEADFAVTKQFIDFFKRVVPAMASQAFAIGTVEQQGFAGIPVRRTATVLGRQITTEISDVSRQTFPDSIYAVPAGYQKRPFGGPAGRGR; via the coding sequence ATGAAAGTGACCTTCACCAGCCTGTTGGCGGGCGCCGGCGCCTGCGTCCTCTCCGTATCGGTTCAGGGGGCCGCGGGCATCCTGATCGTCGAGAAGACCACGTCGAGCGGCACGCCGTCGACGAACCAGATCCAGATCGAGAGCAACCGCATGCGGGCCGAGGCCACCGGGCCGCGCGGCGAGAAGCAGGTCGTCATCTTCGACGGCACGCGGCAGGTGCTGATCATGATCGACGACCAGAACAAGAGCTACACCGAGCTGACGAAGGCGGACGCCGACCAGCTCGGCGCGCAGATGTCCCAGGCCATGTCGCAGATCCAGAAGCAGCTCGAGAGCCTGCCGCCGGAGCAGCGCGCCCAGATCGAGTCGATGATGAAAGGACGGATGGGCGGCGCGGGCGGCGCCGCGCCGAAGACGGTCTACAAGCGGACCGGCACGGACACGGTCGGCAAGTGGAGCTGCACGAAGTACGAGGGCTACGACGGGGAGACCAGGACGTCCGAGGTCTGCACCGTCGAGCCGAAGACGCTCGGTTTGACCGAAGCGGACTTCGCGGTGACGAAGCAGTTCATCGACTTCTTCAAGCGCGTCGTGCCCGCCATGGCCAGCCAGGCCTTCGCGATCGGCACCGTCGAGCAGCAGGGGTTCGCGGGAATTCCGGTCCGGCGCACGGCGACGGTGCTCGGGCGGCAGATCACGACGGAGATCAGCGACGTGAGCCGGCAGACGTTCCCCGACTCCATCTATGCGGTGCCCGCCGGGTATCAGAAGCGGCCGTTCGGCGGACCCGCCGGCCGCGGGCGGTAG
- a CDS encoding MbcA/ParS/Xre antitoxin family protein: MPRPRPRPDPLADAALVTTAVVRAASRLGLSNRSLARVLGVSEATVSRMGGGAYLLKRGDKAFELALLFLRMFRALDALAGGDEQVGRAWLRNENLALGGVPAARIESLAGLIDVVGYLDAHRALG, encoded by the coding sequence ATGCCCCGTCCCAGGCCCCGGCCCGACCCGCTCGCCGACGCCGCGCTCGTCACCACGGCGGTCGTCCGCGCCGCCTCGCGCCTGGGGCTCTCCAATCGTTCGCTCGCCCGCGTCCTGGGCGTGTCCGAGGCGACCGTGTCGCGGATGGGGGGCGGCGCCTATCTCTTGAAACGCGGCGACAAGGCGTTCGAGCTCGCCCTGCTCTTCCTGCGGATGTTCCGCGCGCTCGATGCGCTGGCGGGCGGCGACGAGCAGGTCGGACGCGCCTGGCTGCGCAATGAGAACCTCGCGCTCGGCGGCGTCCCCGCCGCGCGCATCGAGTCGCTCGCCGGGCTCATCGACGTCGTTG
- a CDS encoding zinc ribbon domain-containing protein, which produces MPLFDFRCRACGEVFEALVREPARPLCPACGASDLERLLSGFSFSVRSGGLSPAARRAVEKQQNAQRRDQAAFQQEVEKKHLDD; this is translated from the coding sequence ATGCCGCTGTTCGACTTCCGGTGCCGCGCCTGCGGCGAGGTCTTCGAGGCGCTCGTGCGCGAGCCCGCACGACCCCTCTGCCCCGCCTGCGGCGCGAGCGATCTCGAGCGCCTCCTCTCGGGGTTCTCCTTCTCGGTGCGTTCCGGCGGACTCAGCCCGGCCGCGCGCCGCGCCGTCGAGAAGCAGCAGAACGCGCAGCGGCGGGACCAGGCCGCCTTTCAGCAGGAGGTCGAAAAGAAACACCTGGACGATTGA